One region of Ornithinibacter aureus genomic DNA includes:
- a CDS encoding ubiquitin-like protein Pup, whose translation MAGQEQIKPQRRDDGGPDDAPEAASAAPVISTSEIDDILDEIDGVLESNAEEFVRGFVQKGGQ comes from the coding sequence ATGGCCGGCCAGGAGCAGATCAAGCCACAGCGTCGCGATGACGGCGGCCCCGACGACGCCCCCGAGGCGGCGAGCGCGGCACCCGTCATCAGCACGAGCGAGATCGACGACATCCTCGACGAGATCGACGGGGTGCTGGAGTCCAACGCCGAGGAGTTCGTGCGCGGTTTCGTCCAGAAGGGCGGCCAGTGA
- the dop gene encoding depupylase/deamidase Dop: protein MTVRRVMGIETEYGIVVPGDPSANPMVASGDVVTTYATSRGIRPARASWDYADEAPLRDARGFDMGRGIAHPSQLTDGEDPTLANVVLTNGARLYVDHAHPEYSSPEVTTPRDAVTWDRAGELVMREAVARLATIPPGINLYKNNTDGKGSSYGTHENYLMSRATPFANIVRHLTPFLVVRQVMCGSGRVGIGVDSRTSGYQLAQRSDFFEVEVGLETTLKRPIINTRDEPHAVADRYRRLHVIIGDANHADVANLLKMGTTSLVLAMIEADAVVADLSVRRPVATLHAVSHDPTLKTTLELVDGRRMTALELLWEYHDRAAAFVAQTSGGEPDPDTAEVMHWWGTVLDRLSRDPMQARREVDWVAKLAVLEGYRERDSLGWGDPRLKAVDLQWSDVRADRGLAHRLAATGRLEVLVEEDAVRAAVTQAPTDTRAWFRGECLRRFPDDVVAASWDSVIFDVRGQRTLQRVPMLEPLRGTEAGVGDLVRNAPDAAALLEALARSSQGSGD, encoded by the coding sequence ATGACGGTGCGCAGGGTGATGGGGATCGAGACCGAGTACGGAATCGTCGTCCCGGGGGACCCGAGCGCCAATCCCATGGTCGCCTCGGGCGATGTCGTCACGACGTACGCGACGTCCCGCGGCATCCGACCGGCGAGGGCCAGCTGGGACTACGCCGACGAGGCGCCGCTGCGCGACGCGCGGGGTTTCGACATGGGGCGGGGGATCGCCCACCCCAGCCAGCTGACCGACGGCGAGGACCCGACGTTGGCCAACGTGGTGCTCACCAACGGCGCCCGCCTCTACGTCGACCACGCGCACCCCGAGTACAGCTCACCCGAGGTGACGACCCCCCGTGACGCGGTCACGTGGGACCGCGCCGGCGAGCTCGTCATGCGCGAGGCCGTCGCCCGCCTGGCGACGATCCCCCCCGGCATCAACCTCTACAAGAACAACACCGACGGCAAGGGCTCGTCGTACGGCACCCACGAGAACTACCTCATGTCCCGGGCCACGCCGTTCGCCAACATCGTGCGGCACCTCACGCCGTTCCTCGTCGTCCGGCAGGTCATGTGCGGTTCGGGCCGCGTCGGCATCGGGGTCGACTCGCGCACCTCCGGCTACCAGCTGGCCCAGCGCAGCGACTTCTTCGAGGTCGAGGTCGGGCTGGAGACGACCCTGAAGCGCCCGATCATCAACACCCGCGACGAGCCGCACGCGGTGGCCGACCGCTATCGCCGCCTGCACGTCATCATCGGCGACGCCAACCACGCCGACGTGGCGAACCTGCTCAAGATGGGCACGACGTCCCTCGTGCTCGCCATGATCGAGGCGGATGCCGTGGTCGCCGACCTCTCCGTGCGCCGCCCGGTGGCCACGCTGCACGCCGTGTCCCACGACCCGACCCTGAAGACCACGCTCGAACTCGTCGACGGCCGCCGGATGACCGCCCTCGAGCTGTTGTGGGAGTACCACGACCGCGCGGCGGCCTTCGTCGCGCAGACCTCGGGTGGCGAGCCCGACCCGGACACCGCCGAGGTCATGCACTGGTGGGGCACGGTGCTCGACCGGCTCTCGCGCGACCCGATGCAGGCCCGCCGCGAGGTCGACTGGGTCGCCAAGCTCGCCGTGCTCGAGGGCTATCGCGAGCGTGACTCCCTGGGGTGGGGCGACCCGCGGCTGAAGGCCGTGGACCTGCAGTGGTCTGACGTGCGGGCGGACCGTGGGCTGGCGCACCGCCTCGCCGCCACTGGTCGTCTCGAGGTGCTCGTCGAGGAGGATGCCGTGCGCGCGGCGGTCACGCAGGCCCCCACCGACACCCGGGCGTGGTTTCGGGGTGAGTGCCTGCGACGTTTCCCGGACGACGTCGTGGCGGCCTCGTGGGATTCGGTGATCTTCGATGTGCGGGGTCAGCGGACCCTCCAGCGGGTCCCCATGCTCGAACCGCTGCGCGGAACCGAGGCGGGGGTGGGCGACCTGGTCCGCAACGCCCCGGACGCCGCCGCGCTGCTGGAGGCCCTGGCACGCAGCAGCCAGGGCTCTGGCGACTAG
- the pafA gene encoding Pup--protein ligase yields the protein MSTPGGRRIFGIENEYGITCSAGGQRTLTPDEVARYLFRKVVAWGRSSNVFLTNGSRLYLDVGSHPEYATAECDSVRQVVAHDKAGERIVEGLVVDAQQRLREDGVAGDIYVFKNNTDSAGNSYGCHENYLVRRAGEFSSISDTLLPFLISRQITCGAGKLVATSKGATYAVSQRADHIWEGVSSATTRSRPIINTRDEPHADAEHYRRLHVIVGDSNMSETTTMLKVGSADLVLRMIEAGVVQRDLTLENPIRAIREISHDRTGRRPVRLANGRQMSALEIQGEYYAKACEFIEREGATDPLHERVLELWGRTLQAVESDDLGLVDTEIDWVIKYRLLDDYATRNGLPLEHPRLAQIDLAYHDIDRSRGLFYLLQRRGRAARVVSDPEVFSAKVNPPPTTRAKLRGDFIRAAKANRRDFTVDWVHLKLNDQAQRTVLCKDPFLAVDARVERLIEGMTA from the coding sequence GTGAGCACCCCCGGCGGGCGCCGCATCTTCGGCATCGAGAACGAGTACGGCATCACCTGCTCGGCCGGGGGCCAGCGCACCCTGACCCCCGACGAGGTGGCGCGCTACCTGTTCCGCAAGGTCGTCGCCTGGGGCCGGTCGAGCAACGTCTTCCTCACCAACGGGTCACGGCTCTACCTCGACGTCGGTTCCCACCCCGAGTACGCCACCGCCGAGTGCGACTCGGTTCGCCAGGTCGTCGCCCACGACAAGGCGGGGGAGCGGATCGTCGAGGGGCTCGTCGTCGACGCCCAGCAGCGGCTGCGCGAGGACGGCGTCGCCGGCGACATCTACGTCTTCAAGAACAACACCGACTCCGCGGGCAACTCCTACGGCTGCCACGAGAACTACCTCGTGCGCCGGGCCGGGGAGTTCTCCTCGATCTCGGACACCCTGCTTCCCTTCCTCATCAGCCGCCAGATCACTTGTGGCGCAGGAAAGCTCGTCGCGACGTCCAAGGGCGCGACGTATGCCGTCAGCCAGCGGGCCGACCACATCTGGGAGGGCGTCTCCTCGGCCACGACGCGCAGCCGCCCCATCATCAACACCCGCGACGAACCGCACGCCGACGCCGAGCACTACCGCCGACTGCACGTCATCGTCGGCGACTCCAACATGAGCGAGACCACGACGATGCTCAAGGTGGGCTCAGCCGACCTGGTGCTGCGGATGATCGAGGCGGGCGTCGTCCAGCGCGACCTCACCCTGGAGAACCCCATCCGCGCGATCCGCGAGATCTCCCACGACCGCACCGGGCGGCGGCCCGTGCGGCTGGCCAACGGCCGCCAGATGAGCGCCCTGGAGATCCAGGGGGAGTACTACGCCAAGGCCTGCGAGTTCATCGAGCGTGAAGGCGCGACCGACCCGCTGCACGAACGGGTCCTCGAGCTGTGGGGGCGCACGCTGCAGGCCGTGGAGAGCGACGACCTCGGCCTCGTCGACACCGAGATCGACTGGGTCATCAAGTACCGGTTGCTCGACGACTACGCGACCCGTAACGGCCTGCCCCTCGAGCACCCCCGGCTGGCCCAGATCGACCTCGCCTACCACGACATCGATCGCAGCAGAGGGCTGTTCTACCTGCTCCAGCGGCGTGGCCGGGCGGCCCGGGTCGTCAGCGACCCCGAGGTCTTCTCGGCCAAGGTCAACCCGCCGCCGACGACGCGCGCCAAGCTGCGGGGCGACTTCATCCGGGCGGCGAAGGCCAACCGTCGGGACTTCACCGTCGACTGGGTGCACCTCAAGCTCAACGACCAGGCCCAGCGCACCGTGCTGT
- the prcA gene encoding proteasome subunit alpha has protein sequence MTAGMPFYVSPEQLMKDRADFARKGIARGRSVIVLAYDNGIAFVAENPSRALHKVSEIYDRIAFAAVGKYNEFENLRVAGVRYADLRGYSYDRSDVTARGLANAYAQTLGTVFTQESKPYEVEIVVAEVGTSPDTDQVYRLTYDGSVADEHGFVAMGGGAEQIETGLREQWRAGLHLSEALTLAVGLLGTDPAGGPARELSPSQLEVAVLDRHRPRRTFRRITGPLLERLLSSDDPTRDVPVADDSSSVRDATTNPQTQRPETDGAPA, from the coding sequence ATGACCGCCGGGATGCCGTTCTACGTCTCGCCCGAGCAGCTCATGAAGGACCGGGCCGACTTCGCGCGCAAGGGCATCGCGCGCGGCCGCTCGGTCATCGTGCTCGCCTACGACAACGGCATCGCGTTCGTCGCCGAGAACCCGAGCCGGGCGCTGCACAAGGTCTCCGAGATCTACGACCGGATCGCCTTCGCCGCCGTCGGCAAGTACAACGAGTTCGAGAACCTGCGGGTGGCCGGGGTGCGGTACGCCGACCTGCGGGGGTACTCCTACGACCGCTCGGACGTCACCGCCCGTGGGCTGGCCAACGCCTACGCGCAGACGCTGGGCACGGTGTTCACCCAGGAGTCCAAGCCCTACGAGGTCGAGATCGTCGTCGCCGAGGTCGGCACCAGCCCGGACACCGACCAGGTGTACCGCCTCACCTACGACGGTTCCGTCGCCGACGAGCACGGGTTCGTCGCCATGGGCGGCGGCGCGGAGCAGATCGAGACCGGCCTGCGGGAGCAGTGGCGCGCCGGGCTGCACCTGTCGGAGGCGTTGACCCTGGCCGTCGGCCTGCTCGGCACCGACCCCGCAGGGGGCCCGGCCCGTGAGCTCAGCCCGTCCCAGCTCGAGGTCGCCGTGCTCGACCGGCACCGGCCGCGGCGCACCTTCCGACGGATCACCGGCCCACTGCTCGAGCGCCTGCTGAGCAGCGATGACCCCACCCGCGACGTCCCGGTCGCCGACGACTCCAGTTCGGTGCGCGACGCGACGACCAACCCGCAGACCCAGCGCCCCGAGACCGACGGCGCCCCCGCGTGA
- a CDS encoding ribose-phosphate diphosphokinase — protein sequence MREVVVFSGSAHQPLAHRICDELGVDLSLTALSRFSNDCLQAQLLANCRQRDVYIVQPLVPPTQDSLMELLLMIDAAKGASAGMITAVIPHYAYARSDKKDASRISLGGRLVADLISTAGADRVLTMNLHAPQVHGFFSVPVDHLTALGVLADHFREQDLENTVVVSPDLGNAKDATQFSRLLGLPVAAGSKRRLGDDTVVIDSIVGDVEGKRAIVLDDEIATGGSIIELLERLADQGVTEAAVATTHGLFAGRAVERLRGHAMISEVVTTDTVPAPKDWPELRVRSVAGLFAEAINRIHEGESVSSLFDGVDPTHAPPRQSTLFDRVGS from the coding sequence ATGCGCGAGGTCGTCGTCTTCTCCGGGTCGGCCCACCAGCCCCTGGCCCACCGCATCTGCGACGAACTCGGGGTGGATCTGTCGCTGACGGCACTGAGCCGCTTCAGCAACGACTGCCTCCAGGCCCAGCTGCTGGCGAACTGCCGCCAGCGCGACGTCTACATCGTGCAGCCGCTCGTCCCCCCGACGCAGGACTCGCTCATGGAGCTGCTGCTCATGATCGATGCCGCCAAGGGTGCCTCCGCGGGCATGATCACCGCGGTCATCCCCCACTACGCCTACGCCCGTAGCGACAAGAAGGACGCCTCGCGCATCTCGCTCGGGGGACGGCTGGTCGCTGACCTCATCTCGACAGCGGGTGCCGACCGCGTGCTGACGATGAACCTGCACGCGCCGCAGGTGCACGGCTTCTTCTCCGTGCCCGTCGACCACCTCACCGCGCTCGGCGTGCTCGCCGACCACTTCCGCGAGCAGGACCTCGAGAACACCGTCGTCGTCTCCCCCGACCTCGGCAACGCCAAGGACGCCACTCAGTTCTCGCGGCTCCTCGGCCTCCCCGTCGCGGCCGGGTCCAAGCGCCGGCTGGGGGACGACACCGTCGTCATCGACTCGATCGTCGGCGACGTCGAGGGCAAGCGGGCCATCGTCCTCGACGACGAGATCGCCACGGGCGGCTCGATCATCGAGCTGCTCGAGCGCCTGGCCGACCAGGGCGTCACCGAGGCGGCCGTCGCGACCACGCACGGCCTGTTCGCGGGCCGGGCCGTCGAGCGGCTGCGCGGTCACGCGATGATCAGCGAGGTCGTCACCACCGACACGGTGCCCGCCCCGAAGGACTGGCCGGAGCTTCGGGTGCGCTCCGTGGCCGGCCTGTTCGCCGAGGCCATCAACCGCATCCACGAGGGCGAATCGGTGTCGAGCCTGTTCGACGGCGTCGACCCCACCCACGCCCCGCCGCGGCAGAGCACGCTGTTCGACCGGGTCGGCTCGTGA
- a CDS encoding alpha/beta hydrolase → MRSYRGVSHLIAAVSFAATHRGPPIEALDHDGIHRARTAVRPTHPLLSWVTGRPDPAVGITFGTAPARDDHEIPLRIYRPRALRDSRTDVPVVMWFHGGGWVLGNVVDDDPICTFLAAQVEAVVVSVDYRMAPEHRAPVAVNDCVDATTWVGVHGDVLHADTARMAVAGDSAGGNLAAVVAQVLRDHGDSRLRHQALIYPATDATMSSPSVHQNANAPILTKRSMVTFRDHYLGPGHDRRDPLVSPLFGRLEGLPPALVQTADLDPLRDDGIRYAEALRAAGVPARLTNYLKVPHGFASMPGAAPTVGRQHRWELATELRSALSATA, encoded by the coding sequence GTGCGCAGCTACCGCGGAGTCTCCCACCTCATCGCCGCGGTCTCGTTCGCGGCGACCCACCGTGGCCCGCCCATCGAGGCACTGGACCACGACGGCATCCACCGGGCGCGCACCGCGGTGCGGCCCACCCATCCCCTGCTGTCGTGGGTGACGGGGCGCCCCGACCCGGCCGTCGGCATCACGTTCGGCACGGCACCTGCCCGCGATGACCACGAGATCCCGCTGCGGATCTACCGCCCCCGGGCCCTGCGGGACAGCCGCACCGACGTGCCGGTCGTCATGTGGTTCCACGGCGGCGGCTGGGTGCTCGGCAACGTCGTCGACGACGACCCGATCTGCACCTTCCTCGCGGCGCAGGTGGAGGCGGTCGTCGTCTCGGTCGACTACCGGATGGCCCCCGAACACCGCGCGCCGGTGGCGGTCAACGACTGTGTGGACGCGACGACCTGGGTGGGGGTGCACGGTGACGTGCTGCACGCCGACACCGCCCGGATGGCCGTGGCCGGTGACTCGGCGGGCGGCAACCTCGCGGCCGTGGTGGCCCAGGTGCTGCGCGACCACGGCGACAGCAGACTTCGACACCAGGCCCTGATCTATCCCGCGACCGACGCCACGATGAGCTCACCCTCGGTGCACCAGAACGCGAACGCGCCCATCCTCACCAAGCGGTCGATGGTGACCTTTCGCGACCACTACCTCGGCCCCGGCCACGACCGGCGCGACCCCCTCGTGTCACCGCTGTTCGGTCGGCTGGAGGGACTGCCACCCGCGCTGGTGCAGACGGCCGACCTCGACCCGCTGCGCGACGACGGCATCCGGTACGCCGAGGCCCTGCGGGCTGCCGGGGTGCCGGCACGGCTGACCAACTACCTCAAGGTGCCGCACGGCTTCGCGTCGATGCCGGGGGCGGCACCGACGGTGGGGCGGCAACACCGGTGGGAGCTCGCAACCGAGCTCCGAAGCGCCCTGTCGGCAACGGCCTGA
- the prcB gene encoding proteasome subunit beta: MTRDADGGRLPTAYLVPGSSSFTEFLSAHAPSLLPSGRGLPAGAAIDAPHGTTIVSLTYDGGVVMAGDRRATMGNLIANRDMDKVFATDEFSLVGIAGTAGLAIELVKLFQVELEHYEKIEGALMSLEGKANRLASMIRGNLGMAMQGLAVVPLFAGFDPAAGTGRIFSYDVTGGCYEEHDHHSVGSGSLFARGALKKLYRRSGTVDDAVRCAVEALYDAADDDSATGGPDVGRRIWPSVGIVDDSGARFLLDDEIAPVVDAIIAARVNNPGGAR; this comes from the coding sequence GTGACCCGCGACGCCGACGGTGGCCGCCTCCCCACGGCATACCTCGTGCCCGGGTCGTCGTCGTTCACCGAGTTCCTGTCCGCCCACGCACCGAGCCTGCTGCCCTCCGGGCGGGGCCTGCCCGCAGGTGCCGCGATCGACGCCCCGCACGGGACGACGATCGTCTCGCTGACCTACGACGGGGGCGTCGTCATGGCCGGTGACCGACGGGCCACGATGGGCAACCTCATCGCCAACCGCGACATGGACAAGGTCTTCGCGACCGACGAGTTCAGTCTCGTCGGCATCGCCGGCACGGCCGGACTGGCCATCGAGCTCGTCAAGCTGTTCCAGGTCGAGCTCGAGCACTACGAGAAGATCGAGGGGGCGCTGATGTCCCTCGAGGGCAAGGCCAACCGTCTCGCGTCGATGATCCGCGGCAACCTCGGCATGGCGATGCAGGGGCTGGCCGTCGTGCCGCTGTTCGCCGGCTTCGACCCCGCAGCGGGCACGGGCCGGATCTTCTCCTATGACGTGACCGGGGGCTGCTACGAGGAGCACGACCACCACAGCGTCGGCTCGGGCTCGCTGTTCGCCCGCGGGGCCCTGAAGAAGCTCTACCGCCGCTCCGGCACGGTCGACGACGCGGTGCGCTGCGCCGTCGAGGCCCTCTACGACGCCGCCGACGACGACTCCGCCACCGGTGGCCCGGACGTCGGACGCCGCATCTGGCCCTCCGTCGGCATCGTCGACGACTCCGGCGCCCGCTTCCTGCTCGACGACGAGATCGCCCCGGTCGTCGACGCCATCATCGCCGCGCGCGTCAACAACCCGGGAGGTGCCCGATGA
- a CDS encoding DUF3054 domain-containing protein — MTRTLPAVLDVALVVVFAALGRRSHAEGLDVLGVLRTAAPFVAGTAAGWLVASLTLDVGPRELSFGAVVLVCTVVVGMLLRRVIGDGTAASFVIVATTVLSLMLLGWRVIARLVA, encoded by the coding sequence GTGACCCGCACACTGCCGGCCGTTCTCGACGTCGCCCTCGTCGTCGTCTTCGCCGCCCTCGGCCGTCGCTCGCACGCCGAGGGCCTGGACGTGCTCGGGGTGCTTCGCACGGCTGCGCCCTTCGTCGCCGGGACCGCGGCCGGGTGGTTGGTCGCCAGCCTGACCCTGGACGTGGGCCCGCGCGAGCTGTCCTTCGGAGCAGTGGTGCTCGTGTGCACCGTGGTCGTCGGGATGCTGCTGCGTCGGGTGATCGGCGACGGCACCGCTGCCTCGTTCGTGATCGTGGCGACCACCGTGCTGTCGTTGATGCTCCTCGGCTGGCGAGTCATCGCCCGACTCGTCGCCTGA